Proteins from a genomic interval of Clostridium scatologenes:
- a CDS encoding IS4 family transposase: MGNYITIFEKLLDIINWNALKKSTYKLDVNYNIASNHLKTHLYFHLAKLDSLRDIDDFMQSDSKLKESIKSVSLGMLSNYNNHIDYNVYIPILNELISNTLEKIPVSEKIKKFGTIKLIDSSTISMAKTYFQWAEFRSTKAGIKLHTKFNLNKGVPELIVVSNAKPHDRTKMKELITEDNCIYVFDKGYVDYKIFDEFSSKGIHFITRLKDNSAITEVTSNEITYSETTLLDDSVNIIEDITCYLGTKDINITEKQYRVITVVDSEGQVLTFVTNIFEYTSEDIAWLYKKRWEIELFFKWIKQNLKIKRFIGHSLNAVMMQVISAIITFIIVRLIQDVAKTAYGLLKIKRLIKHSLTKLVDDSLFSWEKWLGG, encoded by the coding sequence ATGGGTAATTATATCACTATTTTTGAAAAATTATTAGATATTATTAACTGGAACGCTTTGAAAAAATCTACGTATAAGTTAGATGTTAACTATAATATAGCATCAAATCATTTAAAAACTCATCTCTACTTTCATTTAGCGAAGCTAGATAGCCTAAGAGATATTGATGATTTTATGCAATCCGACTCTAAGTTAAAGGAGTCAATAAAAAGCGTTAGCTTGGGAATGTTATCTAATTATAATAATCATATTGACTATAATGTTTACATTCCTATATTAAATGAATTAATTTCTAACACCTTAGAGAAAATACCTGTAAGTGAGAAAATTAAAAAGTTTGGAACCATAAAACTAATAGATTCTTCAACTATAAGTATGGCTAAAACTTATTTTCAATGGGCAGAATTTCGCTCTACAAAAGCCGGAATAAAGCTTCATACAAAATTCAACTTAAACAAAGGAGTTCCAGAGCTCATAGTTGTATCTAATGCTAAACCACATGATAGAACTAAAATGAAGGAACTTATTACAGAAGATAACTGTATATACGTTTTTGATAAAGGCTATGTTGACTATAAAATATTTGATGAATTTAGTAGCAAAGGTATACATTTCATAACTAGATTAAAAGACAATTCAGCTATAACAGAAGTAACTAGTAATGAAATTACCTATTCAGAAACTACCTTACTAGATGATTCTGTAAATATTATTGAAGATATTACCTGCTATCTAGGCACTAAAGACATCAATATAACAGAAAAACAATATAGAGTCATCACAGTAGTTGATTCTGAAGGTCAAGTATTAACTTTCGTAACCAATATTTTTGAATATACTAGTGAAGATATAGCATGGTTATATAAAAAACGTTGGGAAATAGAACTATTCTTCAAATGGATTAAGCAAAATTTAAAAATCAAAAGATTTATAGGGCATAGTCTTAATGCAGTTATGATGCAAGTTATTTCTGCAATAATAACATTTATCATAGTAAGATTAATACAAGACGTAGCTAAAACAGCCTACGGCTTATTGAAAATAAAGAGATTAATAAAACATTCACTTACAAAACTAGTAGATGATAGCTTATTTTCTTGGGAGAAGTGGTTAGGTGGTTAA